Proteins encoded by one window of Flavobacterium sp. N502540:
- a CDS encoding acyltransferase produces MSIVIESKNLNWTNNLRVLATISVIVVHVACDILYQYGHISNFTWWTGNVYDGLVRFCVPVFLMLTGALMLNKKYELNDFLRKKFSRIILPFLFWSLFYVLLTVRSEFLLESEKAFVDIFKRAFTLIIGGSSFHLWYIYMVIGIYLFIPILSKWIQNANEKEILYFLAIWIFALMINQPIFSAFRINIDLTYFTGFLGYLVLGYYLSVKSFQYDARRLKQISVLLLSFGAIITIFGTYFLSIAEDRFNEYFYGYLTFNVMLVSIGLFIFFKNSKISNPTLIRVINFINKYSYGIYLVHILVLRFLVFSGIDYDFINPILAIPITTLLCLFISSFIIYGVNKLPFGEYISG; encoded by the coding sequence ATGAGCATAGTAATTGAAAGTAAGAATTTAAATTGGACAAATAATCTCAGAGTTTTAGCCACCATCAGCGTGATCGTAGTGCATGTAGCCTGCGATATTCTGTATCAGTATGGCCATATATCCAATTTTACCTGGTGGACAGGTAATGTTTATGACGGTCTTGTTCGTTTTTGTGTACCGGTTTTTCTGATGCTTACCGGAGCATTAATGCTGAACAAAAAATACGAACTGAATGATTTTTTGAGAAAAAAGTTCTCGAGAATTATTTTACCTTTCTTATTCTGGAGTCTTTTTTATGTTCTGCTAACCGTTAGAAGCGAATTTTTGTTAGAATCTGAAAAAGCATTTGTAGATATTTTTAAGCGTGCCTTTACACTTATTATCGGAGGGAGCTCCTTTCATTTATGGTACATTTATATGGTGATTGGGATTTATCTTTTTATCCCGATTCTCAGCAAGTGGATTCAGAATGCCAATGAAAAAGAGATATTGTATTTTCTGGCCATTTGGATTTTTGCTCTAATGATCAATCAGCCCATTTTCTCTGCATTTCGAATCAATATTGATCTGACCTACTTTACAGGCTTTTTAGGATATCTGGTTTTGGGGTATTATTTGTCGGTCAAGTCATTCCAATATGATGCCCGAAGATTGAAACAGATTTCTGTACTCTTGCTTTCTTTTGGAGCCATTATTACCATTTTCGGAACTTATTTTCTGTCGATAGCAGAAGATCGTTTTAATGAATATTTTTATGGTTACCTGACCTTTAATGTGATGCTGGTCTCTATTGGATTGTTTATTTTCTTCAAAAATTCAAAAATTTCAAATCCAACTCTCATTCGGGTTATTAATTTTATCAATAAATACAGTTACGGAATTTATCTGGTCCATATTTTGGTGCTTCGCTTTCTGGTCTTTTCAGGAATTGATTATGATTTTATAAATCCGATTTTGGCTATTCCGATTACTACTTTATTGTGTTTGTTTATATCTTCTTTTATTATTTACGGAGTGAATAAACTTCCGTTTGGGGAGTACATTTCGGGATAA
- a CDS encoding DNA-3-methyladenine glycosylase family protein gives MQEAIDFLSVRNPVFLEIINKYGLPPIPKRPQGFATLVLLILEQQVSIDSAKATFLKIKAYTTCNPENMVGLSDEEFRNLGVSRQKTKYIKILAEAVLSKELDIESLATKSAKEVREELIKLKGIGNWTIDIYLMFCLQEPDLIPLGDIAVVNTIKELLDIHDKKEMEIHAEQWSPYRSYATYLLWHYYLNKRNRKITY, from the coding sequence ATGCAGGAAGCTATCGATTTTCTATCTGTCAGAAACCCTGTTTTTCTGGAAATTATCAACAAATACGGATTGCCGCCGATTCCAAAACGACCACAAGGTTTTGCGACTTTGGTATTGCTTATTTTAGAGCAGCAGGTTTCGATAGATTCAGCAAAAGCTACGTTTTTAAAGATAAAAGCCTATACGACCTGTAATCCTGAAAACATGGTAGGGTTATCAGATGAAGAATTCCGAAATTTAGGAGTGAGTCGTCAAAAGACGAAATACATTAAGATATTGGCAGAAGCCGTTTTGAGTAAAGAACTGGACATTGAAAGTCTGGCCACAAAATCGGCAAAAGAAGTTCGTGAAGAGCTTATTAAACTGAAAGGAATCGGAAACTGGACGATTGATATTTATCTGATGTTCTGTCTTCAGGAACCCGATTTGATTCCGTTGGGAGATATTGCGGTTGTCAACACTATTAAAGAATTATTGGATATTCACGACAAAAAGGAAATGGAAATTCATGCAGAACAATGGAGTCCGTATCGGTCTTATGCCACCTATTTACTTTGGCATTATTATCTAAACAAAAGAAATAGAAAGATTACGTATTAA
- a CDS encoding inorganic diphosphatase, which translates to MTADKLTTFDVLIEIPRGSRNKYEYDFEIKRMRFDRMLFSSMMYPADYGFIPETLALDGDPLDVLVLVNEPTFPGCVMEVKPIGVFHMADDKGPDEKIICVPVSDPIWNSLNDLSDINGHLVKEIEHFFQVYKDLENKKVDVEGWGDVNEAYAIIAECTKRFDDIENKPEGLFSIK; encoded by the coding sequence ATGACCGCAGACAAACTAACAACTTTCGATGTGTTAATCGAAATACCAAGAGGAAGCAGAAATAAATACGAGTACGATTTTGAAATTAAAAGAATGCGTTTCGACAGAATGTTATTCTCTTCAATGATGTACCCGGCTGATTACGGATTTATTCCGGAAACTTTAGCTCTTGATGGTGACCCTCTTGATGTATTGGTTTTAGTAAACGAACCAACTTTCCCTGGATGTGTTATGGAAGTAAAACCAATTGGTGTTTTCCACATGGCAGATGATAAAGGACCAGACGAAAAAATTATTTGTGTACCAGTTTCTGACCCAATCTGGAATTCATTAAATGATCTTTCTGATATCAACGGACACTTAGTAAAAGAAATCGAGCACTTCTTCCAGGTATACAAAGATCTTGAAAACAAAAAAGTAGACGTAGAAGGATGGGGAGATGTAAACGAAGCTTATGCTATTATTGCAGAGTGTACAAAACGTTTTGATGATATTGAAAACAAACCGGAAGGATTATTTAGCATTAAATAA
- a CDS encoding sodium-translocating pyrophosphatase: protein MNAFMIYLPIVMAILGLLFMGIKRAWVLKQDAGDGKMKEISEHIYEGALAFLKAEYKLLTIFVIIASIALAGITFIPGVKTHLLIVVAFIFGALFSAYAGNIGMKIATKTNVRTTQAARTSLPQALKVSFGGGTVMGLGVAGLAVLGLTGFFIIFFNILSGGVWKDTETMTVVLETLAGFSLGAESIALFARVGGGIYTKAADVGADLVGKVEAGIPEDDPRNPATIADNVGDNVGDVAGMGADLFGSYVATVLAAMVLGNYVIKDMGGNIQDAFGGIGPILLPMAIAGFGILFSIIGTTLVKITDDNAKEAQVQKALNIGNWVSIVLTAIACFFLVQHMLPEVMTMEFFGEGSQQISSMRVFYATLVGLVVGGAISSVTEYYTGLGTKPVLAIVQKSSTGAGTNVIAGLATGMISTFPTVLLFAVAIWISYALAGFYGVALAASAMMATTAMQLAIDAFGPISDNAGGIAEMSELPKEVRTRTDILDSVGNTTAATGKGFAIASAALTSLALFAAYVTFTGIDGINIFKAPVLAMLFVGGMIPVVFSALAMNSVGKAAMDMVYEVRRQFKEIPGIMEGTGKPEYGKCVEISTKAALREMMLPGILTIGFPIAIVLLGKLVYADNNQLIAEMLGGYMAGVTVSGVLWAVFQNNAGGAWDNAKKSFEAGVLINGEMTYKGSDAHKAAVTGDTVGDPFKDTSGPSMNILIKLTCLIGLVIAPILGEGHSSSGMMEKGSCCKKMEIHLGGDSKCGDFSKMSKEECAKMCKEKGCSAEETAKCLAHYDANGKYVHQKTDCFDTTKYSKKRVEVNLSTVNGVTVGTVTKTENGKTTTEVFEGTEAEVKAKIEAVK from the coding sequence ATGAATGCATTTATGATTTATTTGCCAATCGTTATGGCAATTTTAGGATTACTTTTCATGGGAATAAAAAGGGCTTGGGTTTTAAAACAAGATGCGGGCGACGGAAAGATGAAAGAGATTTCAGAACACATTTACGAGGGAGCCCTCGCCTTTTTAAAAGCAGAATATAAATTATTGACCATTTTTGTAATTATTGCCAGTATTGCATTGGCCGGAATTACTTTTATTCCGGGAGTTAAAACGCATTTATTAATAGTAGTCGCTTTTATATTTGGGGCCTTATTTTCGGCTTATGCCGGTAATATCGGTATGAAAATAGCCACTAAAACAAATGTTAGAACCACACAGGCCGCCCGTACAAGTTTACCGCAGGCTTTAAAAGTTTCGTTTGGCGGAGGAACTGTAATGGGACTTGGAGTTGCAGGTTTAGCCGTGTTAGGACTTACAGGTTTCTTTATTATATTTTTTAATATTTTATCGGGAGGTGTATGGAAAGATACCGAAACTATGACGGTTGTTCTGGAAACATTGGCTGGGTTTTCACTTGGTGCCGAATCAATTGCTTTGTTTGCCAGAGTAGGAGGCGGAATTTACACCAAAGCTGCCGATGTAGGTGCCGATTTAGTTGGTAAAGTAGAAGCAGGAATTCCGGAAGACGATCCTCGTAACCCGGCTACAATTGCTGATAACGTAGGAGATAACGTAGGTGACGTTGCCGGTATGGGAGCCGATTTATTTGGTTCGTATGTCGCGACAGTTCTGGCCGCAATGGTTTTAGGAAACTATGTGATTAAAGATATGGGAGGCAATATTCAGGATGCTTTTGGCGGAATCGGACCAATCTTGCTTCCAATGGCAATTGCCGGTTTTGGGATTTTATTCTCGATTATCGGAACTACACTGGTAAAAATAACAGATGATAATGCCAAAGAAGCGCAGGTGCAAAAAGCATTAAATATAGGAAACTGGGTTTCTATTGTTCTTACAGCAATTGCCTGTTTCTTTTTAGTACAGCACATGTTACCGGAAGTAATGACAATGGAATTCTTCGGAGAAGGATCGCAGCAGATATCTTCTATGCGAGTTTTCTATGCCACTTTGGTAGGTTTAGTAGTGGGTGGAGCAATTTCATCTGTTACGGAATATTATACAGGATTAGGTACAAAACCGGTTTTAGCAATTGTACAAAAATCATCAACAGGCGCCGGAACAAATGTAATTGCGGGTTTGGCAACCGGAATGATTTCGACTTTTCCAACCGTTTTATTGTTTGCAGTAGCCATTTGGATTTCTTATGCTTTGGCAGGATTTTACGGAGTTGCTTTAGCGGCTTCTGCAATGATGGCTACTACAGCGATGCAATTGGCGATTGATGCTTTTGGCCCAATCTCTGACAATGCCGGAGGAATAGCTGAAATGAGTGAATTACCAAAAGAAGTACGAACCAGAACCGATATTTTAGATTCAGTAGGAAACACTACCGCCGCAACCGGAAAAGGATTTGCTATTGCCTCAGCGGCTTTAACGTCTTTGGCATTATTTGCAGCTTATGTAACTTTTACCGGAATTGACGGTATTAATATTTTTAAAGCACCAGTTTTAGCCATGTTGTTTGTGGGGGGAATGATTCCGGTTGTTTTCTCAGCTTTAGCGATGAATTCCGTTGGAAAAGCGGCTATGGATATGGTTTATGAAGTACGTCGACAGTTTAAAGAGATTCCGGGAATTATGGAAGGAACCGGAAAACCTGAATATGGTAAATGTGTTGAAATTTCAACAAAAGCGGCTTTGCGCGAAATGATGCTTCCTGGGATTCTAACTATTGGTTTCCCAATTGCAATTGTATTATTAGGCAAACTGGTTTATGCAGACAACAATCAGTTAATTGCTGAGATGTTAGGAGGATATATGGCGGGAGTAACGGTTTCCGGAGTACTTTGGGCAGTTTTTCAAAACAATGCCGGTGGTGCCTGGGACAATGCGAAAAAATCATTTGAAGCTGGAGTTTTAATCAATGGCGAAATGACGTACAAAGGATCGGATGCACACAAAGCAGCAGTAACCGGAGATACCGTTGGTGATCCGTTTAAAGATACTTCAGGTCCTTCTATGAATATCTTGATTAAACTGACTTGTTTGATCGGTTTGGTAATTGCACCTATTTTAGGAGAAGGACATTCGTCTTCAGGAATGATGGAAAAAGGTTCCTGCTGTAAAAAAATGGAAATTCACCTTGGAGGAGATTCTAAATGCGGAGATTTCTCGAAGATGAGTAAAGAAGAATGTGCTAAAATGTGTAAAGAAAAAGGATGTTCTGCCGAAGAAACAGCAAAATGTCTGGCGCATTATGATGCTAACGGAAAATACGTTCATCAAAAAACAGATTGTTTTGATACTACAAAATACAGTAAAAAAAGAGTAGAAGTTAACCTGTCTACGGTTAATGGTGTAACAGTGGGAACTGTAACCAAAACCGAAAATGGTAAAACCACTACAGAAGTTTTTGAAGGAACAGAAGCCGAAGTAAAAGCCAAAATTGAAGCTGTGAAATAA
- a CDS encoding helix-turn-helix domain-containing protein produces the protein MEIRPIKTEHDYDLALERVNAIFDAKPNTDEGDELDILVTLIEKYEQINYPIPEPDPIEAIKFMMEQNGITDADLGVILNSRSRVSEIFKRKRALTLNQIRILTEALHIPASTLIKEYALNP, from the coding sequence ATGGAAATACGACCTATTAAAACGGAACACGATTATGATCTTGCTTTAGAACGTGTAAATGCTATTTTTGATGCGAAACCCAATACGGATGAAGGTGATGAATTAGATATCTTGGTTACACTCATAGAAAAATACGAACAAATAAATTATCCTATTCCGGAACCTGACCCAATTGAAGCCATTAAATTTATGATGGAACAAAATGGAATTACTGACGCCGATTTAGGAGTTATTTTAAACAGTCGCTCAAGAGTATCCGAAATTTTTAAACGAAAAAGAGCCCTAACCTTAAACCAAATCAGGATTTTGACAGAAGCGCTTCATATTCCAGCTTCAACCTTAATTAAAGAATATGCTTTAAATCCATAA
- a CDS encoding type II toxin-antitoxin system HigB family toxin: MRIIAKRTLQNFWECFPNAKQQLLSWYQIFDKNNFDNSNAIKSIFGSADFVGHNKVVFNICGNHYRLIVKINYETQIVYILFVGTHHDYDKLDDIKNL, from the coding sequence ATGAGAATAATAGCCAAAAGAACTTTGCAAAATTTTTGGGAATGTTTCCCAAATGCAAAACAACAGTTGTTATCATGGTATCAAATCTTTGATAAAAATAATTTTGATAATTCGAATGCTATAAAATCAATCTTCGGTTCTGCAGATTTTGTTGGCCATAATAAAGTCGTTTTTAATATTTGTGGAAATCATTATCGCTTAATTGTAAAAATTAATTATGAAACTCAAATTGTCTACATTCTATTTGTAGGTACCCACCATGATTATGACAAACTTGACGATATTAAAAACTTATAA
- a CDS encoding deoxynucleoside kinase: protein MHIAIAGNIGAGKTTLTKLLAKHFKWEPHYEDVVDNPYLDDFYHQMERWSFNLQIYFLNSRFRQILQIRESGKKIIQDRTIYEDAHIFAPNLYSMGLMTSRDFENYTSLFELMESLVKAPDLLIYLRSSIPNLVGQIHKRGRDYENSISIDYLSRLNERYEAWIQTYTKGKLLIIDVDNINFVDNPEDLGNIINRIDAELNGLF, encoded by the coding sequence ATGCACATAGCGATAGCAGGAAATATAGGAGCCGGAAAAACTACTTTAACTAAATTGTTGGCGAAACATTTTAAATGGGAGCCTCATTATGAAGATGTAGTTGACAATCCGTATTTAGATGATTTTTACCATCAAATGGAGCGTTGGTCGTTCAATCTTCAGATTTATTTTCTAAACAGTCGTTTCCGTCAGATATTACAAATTCGCGAAAGCGGAAAGAAAATTATTCAGGACAGAACCATTTATGAAGATGCCCATATTTTTGCTCCCAACCTGTATTCAATGGGATTGATGACAAGTCGTGACTTCGAAAATTACACTTCTCTTTTTGAATTAATGGAGTCATTAGTAAAAGCTCCTGATTTGTTAATTTACCTGAGAAGTTCTATCCCAAATCTGGTAGGACAGATTCACAAACGTGGACGCGATTACGAAAATTCTATTTCAATTGACTATTTAAGCCGTCTGAACGAAAGATACGAAGCATGGATTCAAACCTATACTAAAGGGAAATTATTGATTATTGATGTTGACAATATTAATTTTGTAGATAATCCGGAAGACTTAGGGAACATCATTAACAGAATTGATGCTGAGCTAAACGGACTGTTCTAA
- a CDS encoding GLPGLI family protein yields the protein MKKAIYYMSLMLVITQMQAQKDFQGMAVYESKTQAPKMGEIRANREITPEMQKNMEERMKKMLEKTFVLNFDKSTSIYKEEEKLETPGQQGGAMRVMVNSFMGGGGTFYKDVKAKTYTVDKEFMGKEFLVIDSLPKLNWKMESETKQIGGYTCYKATAVKEASKTDFRNLRPKNKEEKKDDSGKASGETKTNFADNFEMPKEIIITAWYSPEIPVNQGPENYWGLPGLILEVNDGRTTILCSKIVLNAKDKIEIKPSKKGKVISQKDYDETVIKKMEELREMNRGREGGPGGGPVLIRR from the coding sequence ATGAAAAAAGCAATCTATTATATGTCATTGATGCTTGTAATCACACAGATGCAGGCTCAGAAGGATTTTCAGGGAATGGCCGTTTACGAATCGAAAACACAGGCTCCAAAAATGGGAGAAATACGTGCGAATCGTGAAATTACACCCGAAATGCAAAAGAACATGGAAGAGCGAATGAAGAAAATGCTCGAAAAAACATTTGTCCTGAATTTTGATAAATCGACTTCTATTTATAAGGAAGAAGAAAAATTGGAAACTCCAGGGCAACAAGGTGGCGCAATGCGGGTTATGGTGAATTCGTTTATGGGTGGCGGAGGAACTTTTTACAAAGATGTTAAAGCCAAAACCTATACGGTAGATAAGGAGTTTATGGGGAAAGAATTTCTGGTAATAGATTCCCTGCCGAAGCTAAACTGGAAAATGGAATCTGAAACGAAACAGATTGGAGGTTATACCTGCTACAAAGCCACAGCAGTAAAAGAAGCCAGCAAAACAGATTTCAGGAACCTCAGACCTAAAAATAAAGAGGAGAAAAAAGACGATAGCGGGAAGGCTTCCGGAGAAACAAAGACCAATTTTGCGGATAATTTCGAAATGCCCAAAGAGATTATTATAACTGCATGGTATTCGCCGGAGATTCCTGTAAATCAAGGGCCTGAGAATTATTGGGGATTACCGGGTTTAATACTTGAAGTAAATGATGGAAGAACCACTATTCTATGTTCTAAAATAGTATTGAATGCAAAAGATAAAATTGAAATCAAACCTTCAAAAAAAGGGAAAGTGATCTCGCAGAAGGACTATGACGAAACGGTCATTAAAAAAATGGAGGAATTGAGAGAAATGAACCGCGGTCGCGAAGGCGGTCCTGGCGGCGGCCCTGTATTGATAAGACGTTAA
- a CDS encoding carboxypeptidase-like regulatory domain-containing protein has translation MKNILVFVILLMTSLCVAQTVRFDGFIQDEKKNPLEMANVMAVNTATKAMDSYGITNDKGKFQLTLKPNTSYSIKISYLGMKSKEIAISTQTANIAQNIVMDDAGIELEGVEIVREMPVSIKGDTIVYNADSFKSGTEKKLEDVLKKLPGVEVNADGEIEVEGKKVSKLMVEGKDFFDGDTKLGVKNIPADAIDKIQVLRNYNEVKALKGLENDQDNVAMNIKLKEGKKNFWFGDVTTGIGVAELDSRYIINPKLFYYSPEYSINLITNFNNIGELPLTAQDYFKFTGGFKNMMKKGGSNFNVSSNDLGISILRNNRAKEIETKFGATNFAYTITKKWNISGFGILSTSNTDLETKSKTTILDSGNEQKRDELTHQKNNLGLFKLSSTYKPNEKFQFDYDILTKLSKQNEDGNLLRESVVGNISALETILTNKRQDPTSVNQDLSLYYTQSDKNIFAFEMQHLYQDENPFYNANLRTQPFDLAGYISGQNRNDLNQERFVKTNKVDAKLDYYYMVTPKSNINITLGNTFSYQDFNSHIFQILDNGTKNDLNDPTNNNQVQYNFNDAFLGFHYKILAGKFTLTPGVSVHTYNMKNAQSGTDYSQNFMKVLPDFFALYQIKKSETLTYNFSLSNDFTDINQLASGYVLSDYSSLFRGNRYLENATSQVHSLRYFKYNMFNFENIFANATYTKKVDAIKTKANFEGINQSSSPYNSNLADETFTGMGNYGRSFLKNYKASANATFNWSKFNNIQNNILATTESFSQSYTVRASTNYKNFPNIEFGYNALINKYSGSTFYTDKPFARLDYYFLKSFSFVSEYEFYHYYNGDKTVDNEYDFLSASLIYQKKDSKWEYKIAATNLLNTKYLNDDSFSQFSTRVSQYTVQPRYIIFSMKYNL, from the coding sequence ATGAAAAATATACTTGTCTTCGTTATTTTATTAATGACGTCTCTTTGTGTTGCCCAAACCGTACGTTTTGATGGTTTTATTCAGGACGAAAAAAAGAATCCATTGGAAATGGCCAATGTGATGGCGGTTAACACAGCTACAAAAGCCATGGATTCGTATGGAATTACCAATGACAAAGGGAAGTTTCAGCTGACATTGAAGCCCAATACTTCTTATTCCATCAAGATAAGTTACCTTGGGATGAAATCAAAAGAAATTGCGATTTCAACTCAAACGGCTAACATCGCCCAGAATATTGTTATGGACGATGCCGGAATTGAATTAGAAGGTGTTGAGATTGTTCGTGAAATGCCGGTGTCGATTAAAGGCGATACCATCGTTTACAATGCGGATTCTTTTAAATCCGGAACCGAAAAAAAGCTGGAAGATGTATTGAAAAAACTGCCGGGTGTTGAGGTAAATGCCGATGGAGAGATTGAAGTAGAAGGCAAAAAGGTCAGTAAGTTAATGGTCGAAGGAAAAGACTTTTTTGATGGGGACACGAAACTTGGGGTTAAAAATATTCCGGCGGATGCTATTGATAAAATTCAGGTTCTGAGAAATTACAATGAAGTCAAGGCATTAAAAGGTCTGGAAAACGATCAGGACAATGTGGCGATGAATATCAAACTTAAGGAAGGTAAAAAGAACTTCTGGTTTGGCGATGTGACCACCGGAATTGGCGTCGCAGAACTTGACAGTCGTTATATCATCAACCCGAAATTGTTTTACTACAGTCCGGAATACAGCATTAATCTGATTACTAATTTTAATAATATTGGAGAATTACCACTCACAGCACAGGATTATTTTAAGTTCACAGGAGGATTTAAAAATATGATGAAAAAAGGAGGGAGTAACTTTAATGTTTCGTCTAATGATTTGGGAATTTCGATTTTGAGAAACAATCGCGCTAAAGAAATTGAAACGAAATTTGGGGCAACAAACTTTGCTTATACCATTACAAAAAAATGGAACATCAGCGGTTTTGGAATATTATCTACTTCGAATACTGATCTCGAAACCAAATCGAAAACGACTATTTTAGATTCCGGAAACGAACAAAAAAGGGACGAATTAACACATCAAAAAAATAATTTGGGACTTTTTAAACTGAGTTCGACTTATAAACCCAACGAAAAATTTCAGTTTGATTACGATATCTTAACCAAATTATCCAAACAAAATGAAGATGGCAATTTGCTGCGCGAATCGGTTGTGGGTAACATTTCGGCTTTGGAAACCATTTTAACCAATAAAAGACAGGATCCAACTTCGGTAAATCAGGATTTGAGTTTGTATTACACTCAGAGCGACAAAAACATCTTTGCTTTCGAAATGCAGCATTTGTATCAGGATGAAAATCCGTTTTACAATGCCAATTTACGCACACAGCCTTTTGATCTGGCAGGTTATATTTCCGGACAAAACAGAAACGACCTGAACCAGGAGCGGTTTGTAAAAACCAATAAAGTCGATGCTAAACTGGATTACTATTATATGGTGACGCCAAAAAGCAACATCAATATTACGCTGGGAAATACATTTTCGTATCAGGATTTTAATTCCCATATTTTTCAGATTTTGGACAATGGAACTAAAAATGATCTGAATGATCCGACGAATAACAATCAGGTACAGTACAATTTTAATGATGCATTTTTGGGATTTCATTATAAAATCCTGGCAGGTAAATTTACATTGACCCCTGGAGTCAGTGTGCATACTTACAACATGAAAAACGCGCAATCAGGAACCGACTATTCGCAAAACTTTATGAAAGTACTGCCTGATTTTTTTGCCTTGTATCAAATTAAAAAATCAGAAACACTTACCTATAATTTCTCTTTATCTAACGATTTCACCGATATCAATCAGTTGGCTTCGGGCTACGTTTTGTCCGATTACAGCAGTTTGTTCAGAGGAAACCGTTATCTGGAGAATGCAACATCGCAGGTACACTCTTTGCGTTATTTCAAATACAATATGTTCAATTTCGAGAATATTTTTGCCAATGCGACTTACACTAAAAAAGTAGATGCCATCAAAACAAAAGCAAATTTTGAAGGGATAAACCAGTCTTCATCACCATATAACTCGAACCTGGCCGATGAAACTTTTACCGGAATGGGGAATTACGGACGTTCTTTCCTTAAAAATTATAAAGCTTCTGCCAATGCAACTTTCAATTGGTCAAAATTCAATAATATTCAGAACAATATTCTGGCTACAACGGAGAGTTTTAGTCAAAGTTATACTGTAAGAGCTTCAACAAATTATAAAAACTTTCCCAATATAGAATTTGGATACAATGCATTAATTAATAAATACAGCGGTTCAACGTTTTATACCGATAAGCCTTTTGCCCGATTGGATTATTACTTTCTGAAAAGCTTTTCGTTTGTTTCGGAATATGAATTTTACCATTATTATAACGGTGATAAAACGGTGGACAACGAGTATGATTTTTTGAGTGCCAGTTTAATTTATCAAAAAAAGGACAGCAAATGGGAGTATAAAATCGCAGCGACGAACCTCTTAAATACAAAGTACCTCAATGATGACAGCTTCTCACAGTTTTCCACAAGGGTTTCACAATACACGGTACAGCCTCGTTACATCATCTTTTCAATGAAATATAATTTATAG